The genomic DNA AGTTTTGGGTAAAATTATGCGGCAAATAAGGATTATCTTCTTCATTACCAAAGGCAAATTGCAATATCTTCATGCCAGGGAACTTGAAATCATCCCTTAGCTTTTCTACTGCAGGGGAAATTGCTCCCAGATCTTCTGCTATAATGGGCAATTCACCCAATTGCTTTTCTACTGCGGCAAATAACTTGTGTCCTGGTCCCGGCTGCCATATTCCTGTGGCAGCAGTGGGGTGTCCATAAGGGACTGACCAGTAATGCTCAAAGCCCAGGAAGTGATCAATTCTGATAATATCCACAAAACGGTAAAGGGAACGGAATCTATTAACCCACCAGCTAAAATCCGTTTTCTGGTGTGCTTCCCAGTTATAAAGGGGATTACCCCATAACTGCCCGGTGAGTGTGAATTCATCAGGTGGGCATCCGGCTACCGCAATAGGCTGCATATTGTCATCAAGCTGGAAATATTCAGGATTTGACCAGACGTCAGCAGAATCCAGCGAGGGATAAATGGGAATATCACCAATTATCCTGATACCAATATCTGTGGCATATTTTTTCAGGTTCGCCCACTGCTGGGTGAATATATATTGCAGGAACTGATGATATAACACCTCATCAGCAAGTTCTGCCTTGATGTCTTTAATCGCCTGAGGCTTTCTGAGCTTTAATTTATCATCCCACTCATACCAGGGCTTTCCCTGATATTTATTCTTGATAGCCATAAAGAGGGCATAATCATCCAGCCAGTAAGCTTCACCTAAAATAAACTGCTCAAACTTAGGGGGAATCTCATTTTTGAATTGAGCAAAGGCTAACTTGAATATCTTATCTTTATAAGCATATACTGCGGGGAAATCAACGTAATTATCATCAAATAGAGGTGCGTCAGCCAGATCAGCACTTTTTATATAGCGGCTGGAAACCAGCATATCTGGATCAATAAAATAGGGATTACCGGCAAAGGAAGAATACATGGCATAAGGAGAATCACCATAGCCTGTAGGTCCAATGGGACAAATTTGCCAGATCTTTTGTCCGGCTTTATTCAGAAAATCTATAAATTCATAAGCCTGCTTACCAATACTGCCAATTCCATACCTATTGGGCAGGGAAGTGATATGCAATAAGATGCCGCAGCTGCGGGGAATATTATTAGACATAATGCCTCCTGATATCTGGTATCAAATTTCTACAGCCCTATATTCTGTAAATAAAAATATAACTTTTTATTGACTGTATTTTAGTTTTTTAGGATGGATTCTCTGAGGTGAAAATGAAGAATAAACTTAGAATGATCAAGGATATTCTGGCTAAAGAAACTCAGCCCTGTAATTTGCTGGTAGGATTTGATGGCTTTATAGATGAGATCATCCATGTGGTTGTCATGCGCAATTGTGAAACGGAATACACACGAATGGCAAAGATATCTGATCTGGCAGATAAGATAGCTGCTGCTGCAGGCTTAAGCACTAATATAGAGCTTGTGCCGCAATTAATAAAGATAGGCGGAAATGGCGTGATCATGGCAAATGCCCTGGCAATCAGCAATATGGACGTGCATTATATCGGCTCTTTGGGAGCACCGGAAGTGCATCCAGTGTTTGATGATTTTGTGCGGAATTGCCAAAGCGTAACTTCGCTCTGCGATCCCGGGCACACTGACGCCCTGGAATTCACCGACGGCAAACTGATGCTGGGCAAAAGCACTACGCTCAAGGAAATCAACTGGGAGAATCTGGTTAATACCCTAAGCATTGACCGCGTAACTCAGCTTGTAAATGAAGCAGAGCTTATTGCCATTACGAACTGGACTATGCTTTCGCGTATGAATACTATTATTACCGGTTTGATAGAATTAATCACAAATAACGAACATGATCCTTTAGTATTTATAGACCTGGCTGATCCTGCTAAAAGGGAAAAGAAAGATATTATTGAGGTATTGCATTTGATATCTGCTCTGGCAGAGCATTCACAAACGATATTAGGCATGAATGAAAAGGAATCTATTATGATAGCGCACTGCCTGGATATAGAAGAGCCTGACAACGTGAAAAGAACTGTTATATTAAGAAAGCTGCTCAATCTATATAGTGTGGTGATACATCCCGTGAAAGGTGCTGCTGCTGCAATGGCAGATATTTCCGGTTGGGTGGATGGTCCTTATACTCCTGATCCCAAACTTACAACAGGAGCGGGTGATAATTTCAATGCGGGTTTCTGCCTGGGGCTGATGCTGAATATGGATTTGATCGATGCTCTATATACTGGAGTTTATACCTCCGGTTATTATGTCCGCAATGCTCATTCTCCATCCAGAGAGCAATTAATAGACTGGCTGGGAGAATTAACGGAATAAACTACGGGGAAACCGTAATTAATATATCTCCATATTCTATAACTTCGTCAGCATCATTGAGAAGCTCGATCTCAATCTCTTCATCACCTGTCCAATCTGAAGTTGTCGTAATATTGATCATCAGCCCATCAGGTATAACTTCCAGATTCTCTGCTCCAAAAACCCTGACATTCTTAATGAACTTAGTAGTATTACAATAATATCCAACGTCAAGCTGGCGTACTTCATAAGGATGCATTTCGAGTTGTTCTGGCGGGAAAAAGAAAGTTACTCCGGCTCTAATACCATTGATGGGCAGTAAATCCGGTGGATAGCCAATATCTTTATTAGGTTTGGTATAGGTAGTAAAATTCACGTCATAAACTGAATCTGCACTTGCATCCCAGATCTTGAAATATACCGGCTCATGATCATCCAGTCCCTGAATGTTCATAGTCATATATGCTTTGCCTTCGCTGAGCTTGACGGGCTGTTTTCCGCGGCACTCTTGATTGACAAACCCATAGACGATATCCCCCTGTTCAGC from Candidatus Stygibacter australis includes the following:
- the malQ gene encoding 4-alpha-glucanotransferase; this encodes MSNNIPRSCGILLHITSLPNRYGIGSIGKQAYEFIDFLNKAGQKIWQICPIGPTGYGDSPYAMYSSFAGNPYFIDPDMLVSSRYIKSADLADAPLFDDNYVDFPAVYAYKDKIFKLAFAQFKNEIPPKFEQFILGEAYWLDDYALFMAIKNKYQGKPWYEWDDKLKLRKPQAIKDIKAELADEVLYHQFLQYIFTQQWANLKKYATDIGIRIIGDIPIYPSLDSADVWSNPEYFQLDDNMQPIAVAGCPPDEFTLTGQLWGNPLYNWEAHQKTDFSWWVNRFRSLYRFVDIIRIDHFLGFEHYWSVPYGHPTAATGIWQPGPGHKLFAAVEKQLGELPIIAEDLGAISPAVEKLRDDFKFPGMKILQFAFGNEEDNPYLPHNFTQNCVVYTGTHDNETTVGWYQNLPEHVKAHVRSYLSYLNFTDWEVGWKLIEAALDSVAVIAIAPLQDYLGLDNRARFNTPGTIGNNWRWRYTPDQLNEGIAAAIRMMVTKAKR
- a CDS encoding PfkB family carbohydrate kinase → MKNKLRMIKDILAKETQPCNLLVGFDGFIDEIIHVVVMRNCETEYTRMAKISDLADKIAAAAGLSTNIELVPQLIKIGGNGVIMANALAISNMDVHYIGSLGAPEVHPVFDDFVRNCQSVTSLCDPGHTDALEFTDGKLMLGKSTTLKEINWENLVNTLSIDRVTQLVNEAELIAITNWTMLSRMNTIITGLIELITNNEHDPLVFIDLADPAKREKKDIIEVLHLISALAEHSQTILGMNEKESIMIAHCLDIEEPDNVKRTVILRKLLNLYSVVIHPVKGAAAAMADISGWVDGPYTPDPKLTTGAGDNFNAGFCLGLMLNMDLIDALYTGVYTSGYYVRNAHSPSREQLIDWLGELTE